A genome region from Arachis duranensis cultivar V14167 chromosome 8, aradu.V14167.gnm2.J7QH, whole genome shotgun sequence includes the following:
- the LOC107463356 gene encoding uncharacterized protein LOC107463356 (The sequence of the model RefSeq protein was modified relative to this genomic sequence to represent the inferred CDS: added 68 bases not found in genome assembly), translating into MQLGFLQNGLESSPAKSVDGSFRKSSSVISASTVSGASGLAKFAPISRRVLKGLKDYGRKLVDLELFTQYLEEWISENLNGDSADGRQRFSSPFTTDELHKLDIALEGVPFQQLVRMPVFSDDCDDLLEDQYLAAEDFLHAVIIGLWRTFWHRSGPLPICVSCPSYVGSKFCSVEKAISRSRARELRGLALISKSENELKTKWDQVVEFALFKPETLLDNVFKVSAGTICEALLYGFHILVSRSLSKISSVNSDSVFLLILDSKCGAVMKFGGDLGKLDLLNSSNPYLSVAEWFKAHAEISLTRVEPIWNRLGNANWGDIGTLQVLLATFYSIAQWNGPPRKSVASLISDHSLRLQKRRAECCIVEAENALVPYQGGTEIVEYDPDELSSEKRAWRLKLKHNDILILDDPQQGQKSFQIHESLVGGNYYLYSAVCLDHPSQLLTLYVGSHPSRLEPSWEDMSLWYQVQRQTKVLNILRNQGILSKYLPEIIASGRILHSGPCTKESPGGRCDHPWCGAPILVTSPVGELLSSVIANEGSFSAEEAIRLCRDCLAALRSAAMANVQHGDICPENIIRVIERQGTRNQVMFIPVSWGRAVLEDRDSPAINLQFSSSHALQHGKLCPSSDAESIVYLLYFICGGTMQQQDSIESALQWRERSWEKRVIQQYLGEVSALLKAFADYVDSLCGTPYPVDYDIWLKRLNKAVEGSADKGKMIEEVAITFEIRGCCRVFRSFWLLISCWRVLFIYFSF; encoded by the exons ATGCAATTAG GTTTTCTGCAAAATGGATTGGAATCGTCTCCAGCAAAAAGTGTTGATGGAAGTTTCAGGAAGTCTAGCTCCG TTATTTCTGCCAGCACCGTCTCTGGTGCGTCGGGATTGGCGAAGTTTGCTCCTATTTCCAGAAGAGTGTTAAAGGGGCTCAAGGACTATGGAAGGAAACTGGTTGACCTCGAGTTATTTACACAGTATCTTGAGGAGTGGATCTCGGAGAATCTAAATGGCGATTCGGCAGATGGGAGGCAAAGATTTAGTTCACCTTTCACAACTGATGAGTTGCACAAGCTTGATATAGCATTGGAGGGAGTTCCATTTCAGCAGCTAGTCCGAATGCCGGTCTTTTCCGATGATTGTGATGACCTTCTAGAAGATCAGTATCTTGCAGCAGAAGATTTCCTTCATGCTGTTATCATTGGCCTCTGGCGCACATTTTGGCATAGAAGTGGACCCTTACCAATATGTGTGTCCTGCCCCTCTTATGTTGGTTCAAAGTTCTGTAGTGTCGAAAAGGCAATATCGAGGAGCAGGGCGAGGGAACTGCGCGGTTTAGCTTTGATATCTAAAAGTGAGAATGAACTAAAGACTAAATGGGATCAAGTAGTAGAGTTTGCCTTATTCAAGCCGGAAACATTATTGGACAATGTTTTCAAAGTATCAGCCGGCACTATTTGTGAAGCTCTCCTTTATGGGTTCCATATTCTTGTTTCTCGGAGCTTGAGTAAGATTAGTTCAGTCAATAGTGACTCTGTCTTCCTTCTAATTCTAGATTCCAAGTGTGGAGCAGTGATGAAGTTCGGCGGTGACCTCGGCAAACTTGATTTGCTGAACTCCAGCAATCCATATCTATCTGTGGCTGAATGGTTCAAAGCACATGCTGAAATTAGTCTCACCCGTGTGGAACCGATATGGAACCGATTGGGAAATGCAAACTGGGGGGATATAGGGACCCTGCAGGTACTATTAGCAACATTCTACTCCATTGCTCAGTGGAATGGACCGCCACGAAAGTCAGTTGCTTCATTGATCTCCGATCATAGCCTCCGGCTTCAGAAACGCAGGGCAGAATGCTGCATTGTTGAAGCTGAAAATGCATTGGTTCCTTATCAAGGAGGAACTGAGATTGTTGAATATGACCCAGATGAGTTATCTTCTGAAAAGAGAGCATGGCGCCTAAAGCTCAAGCATAATGACATATTGATCTTGGATGATCCCCAGCAAGGACAGAAAAGTTTCCAAATTCACGAATCGCTCGTCGGAGGGAACTATTATCTGTATAGTGCAGTGTGTCTTGATCATCCCTCACAGTTATTGACTTTATATGTTGGTTCACATCCTTCTAGACTTGAACCTTCATGGGAGGATATGAGCCTCTGGTACCAAGTTCAACGCCAAACGAAAGTTCTAAACATCTTGCGAAACCAAGGAATCTTGAGCAAATATTTACCGGAAATCATTGCCTCCGGTAGGATTCTACATTCCGGTCCATGCACGAAAGAGAGCCCTGGAGGAAGGTGTGATCACCCTTGGTGTGGAGCTCCAATACTAGTGACATCTCCAGTAGGGGAGCTGCTTTCATCTGTAATTGCTAATGAGGGGTCATTTTCGGCCGAAGAAGCGATTCGGCTATGCCGGGACTGCCTAGCTGCTCTAAGAAGTGCAGCCATGGCTAATGTCCAGCATGGCGATATTTGCCCCGAGAACATAATACGTGTCATCGAAAGACAAGGGACTAGAAACCAAGTTATGTTTATTCCTGTTTCGTGGGGCCGTGCCGTCTTAGAAGATAGGGACAGCCCTGCCATAAACTTGCAATTCTCATCATCTCATGCACTTCAGCATGGGAAGCTGTGTCCTTCTTCAGATGCTGAAAGCATTGTTTACctcctttattttatttgtggAGGAACCATGCAGCAACAAGATTCCATTGAATCTGCATTACAATGGAGGGAGAGAAGCTGGGAGAAGAGAGTGATCCAGCAATATCTCGGCGAGGTTTCGGCTCTGTTGAAAGCTTTCGCCGACTATGTCGATAGCCTTTGCGGAACACCATACCCTGTAGACTATGATATATGGTTGAAAAGGTTGAATAAGGCTGT GCAGAGTCTTCAGGAGCTTCTGGCTCTTAATTTCTTGTTGgagagttttatttatttatttttctttttaa